Proteins found in one Plasmodium malariae genome assembly, chromosome: 13 genomic segment:
- the PmUG01_13062500 gene encoding PIR protein, translating to MASEVIAENDNCVELFLRYKKDFDKTIQDFYDKTTELNSGKTCAKMFRSVSNFTEACQEIGVYLMKIKQDYFPERIRRCKYLNYWINNKEKYNKQSSWFDEYNKFSSELGNICEQKFEEIKRDILNNLNKLYSYYDAFHKYDGTNGISNGGYCNQIQDCYNFYIDHYDKCQKNKEDAFCEELSNFKKAYDNKMRNVAPCSGLPHILPPTQVDYIFVASLTTSVALLTLFTLFFLYKFTPLKSWLHSRLKRKTIIELEEETTKFIQNIQEEVNRIHGKSFHNISYQPKGDI from the exons ATGGCATCTGAAGTCATAGCAGAAAAC gatAATTGCGTGGAATTATTTCTTAGATACAAAAAAGACTTTGATAAGACCATTCAagatttttatgataaaactACTGAACTAAATTCTGGAAAAACATGTGCTAAAATGTTTAGGAGTGTTTCTAACTTTACAGAAGCTTGTCAAGAAATTGGCGtgtatttaatgaaaataaagcaGGATTATTTTCCTGAAAGAATAAGACGTTGCAAATACTTGAATTACTggataaataataaagaaaaatataataagcaATCTAGTTGGTttgatgaatataataaattttcttccGAACTTGGTAATATATGTGAGCAAAAATTCGAAGAAATTAAACgtgatattttaaataatcttAATAAACTATATAGTTATTATGATGCTTTTCACAAATATGATGGCACAAATGGCATATCTAATGGCGGTTACTGTAATCAAATTCAAGACTGTTACAACTTTTATATTGATCATTATGACAAAtgtcaaaaaaataaggaagaTGCCTTTTGTGAGGAGTTATCCAATTTCAAGAAAgcatatgataataaaatgcGCAATGTAGCACCTTGTTCTGGTTTACCACATATTTTACCACCTACACAAGtagattatatatttgttgcCAGTTTAACAACATCTGTAGCATTACTAACATTAttcactttattttttttatataag ttTACTCCACTGAAATCTTGGTTACATAGTcgtttaaaaagaaaaacaataattGAACTTGAAGAAGAAACAACAAAATTCATACAAAACATACAAGAAGAAGTTAATAGAATTCATGGAAAaagttttcataatataagtTATCAGCCTAAAGgagatatataa
- the PmUG01_13062700 gene encoding fam-m protein, with protein sequence MTLIMERKIKLILFIKIALFILLRWICYFNNDASMFKKSFNRYFDLDRKTNTKNYRLLAKNKRLNNSNNLEIIYDISNNVGCKKISLTNNERGDKEKKKQSNRCLLNKAQYYTEYIDYSNGMFDGKHFHFEKKWIKKKDYDNFLEKKRRIGGIALKKIKLKNYGFGIALFFIFFLMGIVLPIKRGLELSVKNLDSQRYETDKAIIVFVKNITSLEEGQIYLILFAVVFIILGIILIIAIYKILRNNEKYNKIKLMTEQNE encoded by the exons atGACACTTATTATGGAACGTAAAATTaaactaatattatttattaaaattgctctgtttatccttttaagatggatatgttattttaacaatgatgca agtaTGTTTAAGAAATCATTTAATAGGTACTTCGACCTTGatagaaaaacaaatacaaaaaattatcgattactagcaaaaaataaacggcttaataattcaaataatttagagataatatatgatatatctaataatgtaggatgcaaaaaaataagtttaactaataatgaaagaggtgataaagaaaaaaaaaaacaatctAATAGATGCTTATTAAATAAAGCGCAATACTATACGGAATATATTGATTATAGTAATGGAatgtttgatggaaaacatttccattttgaaaaaaaatggattaaaaaaaaagattatgataattttcttgaaaaaaaaagaagaattggTGGtatagctttaaaaaaaattaaattgaaaaattacGGATTTGGaattgctttattttttattttttttcttatggGAATAGTATTACCAATAAAACGGGGATTGGAATTGTCcgtaaaaaatttagattCACAACGATATGAAACAGATAAAGCTATTATagtttttgtaaaaaatataacaagtTTAGAAGAAGGACAAATCTATCTAATATTATTTGCAGTagttttcattatattaggAATTATCCTTATAATAGCGATTTATAAAAtcttaagaaataatgaaaaatataataaaattaagttaatGACAGAGCAAAacgaataa
- the PmUG01_13062800 gene encoding fam-l protein gives MEQNLKSIIFFKICVFVLLTWICYHNSDMITSNKPLKEKCKFHKKINTRNYRLLAKHKHDNDSLITGLKENVPNNKVPKRKDISHNENIRTEKKELLNRCSSSSTVVDKKAIKNKSRIFETKKYSHLEKKIFKELDYENFLKNNRSISDKTYKNIIIKKYGLRLALPVLLFLILFIVFIINFSLGFSTAKVSWDSGLFGLSDYIKNFEVGEDLLSKVLNWLKEKSPWLWKHYVVGTRTDVCDLCNVATNNLDVKCILGQLFGYIFYFVPFIILGVTFISWIIYYHKKVKKYQKIKLRKR, from the exons atGGAACAAAACCTTAAGtcaatcatattttttaaaatttgcgTCTTTGTTCTTTTAACGTGGATATGTTATCATAACAGTGATATG ATAACTTCTAACAAACCTCTGAAGGAAAAATGcaaatttcataaaaaaataaatacaagaAATTATCGATTATTAGCAAAACATAAACATGATAATGATTCATTAATTACAGGGCTAAAAGAAAATGTACCAAATAATAAAGTTcctaaaagaaaagatatatCACATAACGAAAATATAAGgacagaaaaaaaggaattattaAATAGATGTTCTTCAAGTAGTACAGTTGTCGATAAAAAagctattaaaaataaatctcgtatatttgaaacaaaaaaatattcccatttggaaaaaaaaatatttaaagaactaGATTACGAGAATTTCCTTAAAAACAACAGATCAATTAGTGATAAGacttacaaaaatataatcataaaaaaatatggttTGCGATTAGCTCTTCCTGTATTATtgttcttaattttatttatagtattcataataaatttttcactGGGTTTCTCTACTGCTAAAGTTTCATGGGATAGTGGTTTATTTGGGTTATCggattatataaaaaacttCGAAGTTGGTGAAGATTTGCTATCAAAAGTTTTAAACTGGTTGAAGGAAAAATCACCATGGTTATGGAAGCACTATGTTGTTGGGACACGGACTGATGTATGTGATTTGTGTAATGTTGCAACTAACAATCTGGATGTAAAATGCATATTAGGACAGTTATTTggatatatattctatttcGTCCCATTCATTATATTAGGTGTCACATTTATATCATGGATTatttattaccataaaaaagttaaaaaatatcaaaaaattaaattaaggaaaagataa